The Chryseobacterium indicum genome includes a window with the following:
- the glgB gene encoding 1,4-alpha-glucan branching protein GlgB, translating into MNSVKTYTLFTDHDVYLFKEGKHYKLYDKFGAHSAEKDGVKGVYFSVWAPNAKKVSVIGNFNNWNHKDHILFPRWDESGIWEGFIAGLTWGTLYKYAIETPRGEILEKSDPYALSWEQNIQAASLVSTTWYEWKDKDWLENRWKKNTLNAPLSVYELHLGSWVREGNDPKKFLNYRDIGKKLVPYIKEMGFTHVEFMPVMEYPYDPSWGYQITGFYAATSRFGSPQDLMSLIDELHQNGIGVILDWVPSHFPGDANGLHRFDGSYLYEHEDPRKGFHPDWKSYIFNYGRNEVKSFLISNAMFWLERYHADGLRVDAVTSMLHLDYSRNEGEWEPNIYGGNVNLEAKAFLQDFNTAVYKEFGDNIITIAEESSDFPMLTKPVHDGGVGFGMKWMMGWMHDTLDYFKEEHENRKFHHHKLTFASMYMYNENYMMPLSHDEVVHGKASLIYKMKGDEWQKFANLRALYIYMFTHPGAKLLFMGDEFGQTSEWNFKQSLDWYLLEYPVHKGLQTLVKDLNHLYRYETAFYENQFSRDGFEWVEADDLENSVYVYLRKGKKKDDVFMVILNLKPEVLDYKIGVNAGSHWEIIFNSDDERYSGSGYKPEIFSEQFEEYMNHQKSISVSLPPLSGIILKRKDKKYNKHNRIKQHKKQ; encoded by the coding sequence ATGAATTCGGTTAAAACATACACTCTTTTTACGGATCATGATGTTTATCTTTTCAAAGAAGGTAAGCATTATAAGCTGTATGATAAATTCGGCGCACATTCCGCTGAAAAAGATGGAGTAAAAGGAGTTTATTTCTCAGTCTGGGCTCCCAATGCCAAAAAAGTTTCGGTAATCGGAAATTTCAACAACTGGAACCATAAAGACCACATCCTGTTTCCGAGATGGGACGAATCCGGAATCTGGGAAGGCTTTATTGCAGGTTTAACATGGGGAACTTTGTATAAATATGCTATAGAAACGCCGCGCGGAGAAATTTTAGAAAAAAGTGATCCTTACGCTTTAAGCTGGGAACAGAATATTCAGGCTGCCTCATTGGTTTCCACCACTTGGTATGAATGGAAAGATAAAGACTGGCTGGAAAACCGCTGGAAAAAAAATACGTTAAATGCTCCATTGTCGGTGTATGAACTTCATCTGGGATCCTGGGTAAGAGAAGGAAATGATCCGAAAAAGTTTCTGAATTACCGCGATATCGGGAAAAAACTCGTTCCTTATATTAAAGAAATGGGCTTTACCCACGTAGAATTTATGCCGGTGATGGAATATCCTTACGATCCGAGTTGGGGATATCAGATTACAGGATTTTATGCAGCGACTTCACGTTTCGGTTCTCCGCAGGATTTGATGTCTCTAATTGATGAGCTTCATCAGAACGGAATCGGCGTGATTTTAGACTGGGTTCCTTCACATTTTCCGGGTGATGCAAACGGTTTGCACAGATTCGACGGTTCTTATTTGTACGAACATGAAGATCCCAGAAAAGGCTTTCATCCCGACTGGAAATCATATATTTTCAATTATGGAAGAAATGAAGTGAAATCTTTTCTGATTTCGAATGCCATGTTTTGGCTGGAACGCTATCATGCAGACGGATTGCGTGTAGATGCAGTAACCTCGATGCTTCACCTCGACTATTCCCGAAATGAAGGAGAATGGGAACCGAATATTTACGGAGGAAATGTAAATCTCGAAGCGAAAGCATTTTTGCAGGATTTCAATACCGCAGTTTATAAAGAGTTCGGAGACAATATCATTACCATTGCAGAAGAAAGTTCAGATTTTCCTATGCTTACAAAGCCTGTTCATGACGGCGGAGTAGGATTTGGAATGAAATGGATGATGGGATGGATGCACGATACGCTGGATTATTTTAAAGAAGAACACGAAAACAGAAAGTTTCATCACCATAAATTAACTTTCGCTTCCATGTATATGTATAATGAAAATTACATGATGCCTTTGTCGCATGACGAAGTGGTACACGGAAAAGCGAGTCTCATCTATAAAATGAAAGGCGATGAATGGCAGAAATTTGCCAATCTTCGCGCTTTGTATATATATATGTTTACGCATCCCGGAGCAAAACTACTTTTTATGGGCGATGAATTCGGGCAGACCAGCGAATGGAATTTTAAGCAGAGTCTGGATTGGTATTTGCTGGAATATCCTGTTCATAAAGGTTTGCAGACCTTGGTGAAAGATCTTAACCATCTTTACAGATATGAAACGGCTTTCTATGAAAATCAGTTCAGCAGAGATGGTTTTGAGTGGGTGGAAGCAGATGATCTTGAGAATTCCGTGTATGTCTATTTGAGGAAAGGAAAGAAAAAAGATGATGTTTTTATGGTGATTCTCAACCTGAAACCGGAAGTTCTGGATTATAAAATAGGCGTAAATGCAGGAAGTCACTGGGAAATTATTTTTAACTCTGATGATGAACGGTATTCGGGAAGCGGTTATAAGCCTGAAATTTTCAGTGAACAGTTTGAGGAATATATGAATCACCAGAAATCGATCAGCGTAAGTCTGCCGCCGCTTTCAGGGATTATTTTAAAAAGAAAAGATAAAAAGTATAATAAGCATAACAGAATCAAACAACATAAAAAGCAATGA
- a CDS encoding glycogen synthase, which translates to MIIYHLSTECYPVAKVGGLADVVGALPKYQNKIKDIDAKVVMPWYNKSFVHDHEFDIVFDGFIHQGSNMLQVQVLKEKTNALGFELFMVRIPGLLDRDNPYGYSDESFQFLAFQHGTLHWLSAMGIRPDILHCHDYHTGLVPFMIQHCPEFSFLKGVKTIGTIHNGEYQGMMSWEMANYMPAFDQYKWGLLDWNGVINPLASMIKCSNAFTTVSQGYLEELFVSFRGLESLVRDEFGKAYGIINGIDTEVWNPETDPMLDFNFNVKNAIAQKKKNKERLCKEYGLKPELPLFAFIGRFATEKGADFLPDVVWKSIKQSYGALNIMILGSGNAYIENKLKEYDYIYSNFALDLGYKEHLSHKIYASADFLLMPSRVEPCGLNQMYSMRYGTVPIVRYTGGLRDTVEDISTGGAGINFTFPGVDDIIHAMNRALLIYNKKGEMENLIRANMNFDFAWEKSAEKYIALYKN; encoded by the coding sequence ATGATCATTTATCATCTAAGTACGGAGTGTTATCCGGTGGCAAAAGTAGGAGGCTTGGCAGATGTAGTGGGAGCTTTACCAAAATACCAGAACAAAATTAAAGATATTGATGCGAAGGTGGTTATGCCTTGGTATAACAAATCTTTCGTGCATGATCATGAGTTTGACATAGTTTTTGATGGCTTCATTCACCAGGGATCAAATATGCTTCAGGTGCAGGTTTTAAAGGAAAAAACCAATGCTTTGGGCTTTGAACTTTTTATGGTAAGAATTCCGGGACTTTTAGACCGCGATAATCCTTACGGATATTCAGATGAGAGTTTTCAGTTTTTGGCTTTTCAGCACGGCACGCTTCATTGGCTGAGTGCGATGGGAATTCGACCGGATATTTTGCATTGTCATGATTATCACACAGGTCTTGTTCCTTTTATGATTCAGCATTGTCCTGAATTTTCCTTTTTAAAAGGGGTAAAAACCATCGGAACCATTCACAACGGTGAATATCAGGGAATGATGAGCTGGGAAATGGCGAATTATATGCCGGCTTTCGATCAGTATAAATGGGGATTGCTGGACTGGAACGGAGTTATAAATCCTTTGGCAAGCATGATTAAATGTTCCAATGCTTTTACAACGGTTTCTCAGGGTTATCTTGAAGAACTTTTTGTAAGTTTCAGAGGTCTGGAAAGCCTTGTTCGTGATGAATTCGGGAAAGCCTACGGAATCATTAACGGAATTGACACGGAAGTCTGGAATCCGGAAACGGATCCGATGCTGGATTTTAATTTTAATGTGAAAAATGCCATTGCCCAGAAGAAAAAGAACAAAGAAAGACTGTGTAAAGAATATGGTCTGAAGCCGGAACTTCCGTTGTTTGCCTTCATCGGAAGATTTGCTACCGAAAAAGGAGCCGATTTTCTTCCCGATGTAGTCTGGAAAAGCATTAAGCAGAGTTACGGCGCTTTAAATATCATGATTTTAGGCTCAGGAAATGCTTACATTGAAAATAAACTGAAAGAATACGATTATATTTATTCCAATTTTGCTTTGGATCTTGGATATAAGGAACATCTTTCGCATAAAATATACGCTTCGGCGGACTTTTTGCTCATGCCGTCGAGAGTGGAACCATGCGGTCTTAACCAGATGTATTCCATGAGATACGGAACCGTTCCGATTGTGCGGTATACAGGAGGATTAAGAGATACAGTGGAAGATATTTCTACCGGAGGAGCGGGAATTAATTTTACATTTCCGGGAGTGGACGATATTATCCATGCAATGAACAGAGCCTTATTGATTTATAATAAAAAAGGCGAAATGGAAAATTTAATCCGTGCCAATATGAATTTTGACTTTGCATGGGAAAAATCAGCCGAAAAATACATAGCTTTATATAAGAATTAA
- a CDS encoding glucose-1-phosphate adenylyltransferase: MNRNVISIVLGGGRGTRLFPLTYSRSKPAVPIAGKYRLVDIPISNCLNSGLNKILVLTQFNSASLNSHIKNSYHFDIFSKGFVDILAAEQNVENDSWYQGTADAVRQSMKHLEKYDYDYILILSGDQLYQMDFREMLNFHIEKGGDVTIATIPVNAKDATGFGILSSDDEGNITSFVEKPTHDLLDGLKSEVSEENKHAGKEYLASMGIYIFTKSILKKMFDEGAGDDFGKDIIPNSIGKYTTLSYQYEGYWTDIGTIESFYEANLDLCQDFPQFNLFSSSPIFTRARMLPPSKVNGSYVSKAVFGDGCIIMADKIENSVIGNRTRIDKGSTIVNAYVMGADFYQDTTEIVMNDRNGQPNMGIGKYCYIEKAILDKNCYIGDNVRIIGGKHLKDGDYGTHSVQDGIIVVKKGAVIKPGTHIG; this comes from the coding sequence ATGAATCGCAATGTAATTTCCATTGTTTTAGGAGGAGGTAGAGGAACCAGATTGTTCCCACTTACGTATTCAAGATCCAAACCGGCTGTACCCATCGCGGGAAAGTACAGATTGGTGGATATTCCTATTTCCAACTGTTTAAATTCAGGATTAAATAAAATTCTGGTTTTAACGCAGTTCAATTCAGCTTCATTAAATTCCCATATCAAAAATTCGTATCATTTTGATATTTTCAGCAAAGGTTTCGTAGATATTTTGGCTGCGGAACAGAATGTTGAAAACGACAGTTGGTATCAGGGAACCGCAGATGCGGTGCGCCAGTCGATGAAGCACCTTGAAAAGTACGATTATGATTATATCCTGATTCTTTCAGGAGATCAGTTGTACCAGATGGATTTTAGGGAGATGCTGAATTTTCACATTGAAAAAGGCGGCGATGTAACCATTGCGACCATTCCGGTGAATGCAAAAGACGCAACAGGTTTCGGAATTCTGAGTTCTGATGATGAAGGAAATATTACTTCTTTTGTCGAAAAACCTACTCATGATCTTTTAGACGGCTTAAAATCTGAGGTTTCTGAAGAAAACAAACATGCCGGAAAAGAATATCTGGCTTCCATGGGAATTTATATCTTCACGAAAAGCATTCTGAAAAAGATGTTTGATGAAGGAGCCGGAGATGATTTCGGAAAAGATATTATCCCGAATTCAATCGGAAAATATACCACTTTAAGTTATCAGTACGAAGGTTATTGGACGGACATCGGAACCATCGAATCTTTCTATGAAGCCAATCTGGATCTTTGTCAGGACTTCCCGCAGTTCAACTTATTTTCTTCTTCGCCGATTTTCACACGCGCAAGAATGCTTCCGCCGTCAAAAGTAAACGGTTCTTACGTAAGCAAAGCTGTTTTCGGCGACGGATGCATTATAATGGCAGACAAAATTGAAAACTCCGTTATCGGAAACAGAACGAGAATAGACAAAGGAAGTACTATTGTTAATGCTTACGTAATGGGAGCCGATTTTTATCAGGATACCACAGAAATCGTAATGAACGACAGAAACGGACAGCCTAATATGGGAATCGGGAAATATTGTTACATCGAAAAAGCAATTCTGGATAAAAACTGCTACATCGGGGATAACGTAAGAATCATCGGCGGAAAACACCTTAAAGACGGAGATTACGGAACGCATTCTGTACAGGACGGAATTATTGTGGTGAAAAAAGGAGCCGTTATAAAACCGGGAACTCACATAGGGTAG
- a CDS encoding SRPBCC domain-containing protein: MRFFKIIAVVIVLLIGAYAASMYYFVDESKDFKIEKEIDYPLEKVFSQFNNLQHFTRWNNFFTSSQSIDIDYYTPYEGQGSSISYVDPKNDTDGEMFIRYENPNKSLRYQLFEEKNESPTVVDVKFKALSAEKTKITWVVHTPKLSVLRRVENFWTEDRFAENINKSMVNLKNVLGNKVEKDNQMASIKYDSLMVENEEEKLLLGINVSTSNKKDALYKNIVMNYNKIYNYTTMDLGKKEDEFGFPMLITDADNYKDKEVSYFLGIPLSKKFGVTDNNFSFRTISPTQNYVMYYKGNYAGRVKAIQQLIQKAKKDEMRFNDIRQTFIERPTEDQDVNMKLSLSVFK; this comes from the coding sequence ATGCGTTTTTTTAAGATCATAGCGGTAGTAATTGTCTTGCTGATTGGAGCTTATGCAGCTTCCATGTATTATTTTGTGGACGAAAGCAAAGATTTCAAAATAGAAAAGGAGATCGATTATCCTTTGGAAAAAGTCTTTTCACAGTTCAACAATCTTCAGCATTTTACGCGATGGAATAACTTTTTTACAAGTTCTCAGTCTATTGATATCGATTATTACACGCCGTATGAAGGGCAGGGAAGTTCTATTAGTTATGTAGATCCTAAAAACGATACGGATGGAGAAATGTTTATCCGCTACGAAAACCCGAATAAATCTCTAAGGTATCAGCTTTTTGAAGAAAAAAATGAAAGCCCGACTGTCGTTGACGTTAAATTTAAAGCATTATCCGCTGAAAAAACCAAAATTACATGGGTAGTTCATACGCCTAAACTTTCTGTTTTAAGAAGGGTTGAAAATTTCTGGACCGAAGACCGTTTCGCAGAAAACATCAACAAAAGTATGGTGAATCTTAAAAATGTTTTAGGCAATAAAGTGGAAAAAGACAATCAGATGGCTTCGATAAAATACGACAGTTTGATGGTAGAAAATGAAGAAGAAAAGTTATTGCTAGGAATCAACGTAAGTACTTCCAATAAAAAAGATGCCCTTTACAAAAATATTGTGATGAATTATAACAAGATTTACAATTACACCACAATGGATCTGGGCAAAAAAGAAGATGAATTCGGTTTCCCGATGCTGATTACAGATGCGGACAATTATAAAGACAAAGAAGTGTCCTATTTTCTGGGAATTCCTCTGTCTAAAAAGTTTGGGGTTACAGATAATAACTTCAGTTTCAGAACGATTAGTCCAACCCAGAATTATGTAATGTATTACAAAGGGAATTATGCCGGAAGAGTAAAGGCTATACAACAATTAATCCAGAAAGCCAAGAAAGACGAGATGCGTTTTAATGATATTCGTCAGACTTTTATAGAACGCCCGACGGAAGATCAGGATGTCAATATGAAGCTCTCATTATCAGTATTTAAGTAA
- a CDS encoding 2-oxoglutarate dehydrogenase E1 component produces MDRFSFLNAAHSQLIEDLYQQYLKYPDSLEPSWKAFFQGFDFALENYGDDDNVQYVQAPAVSAPVVQQATQAATNGEVPEHIKKEFKVVNLIEAYRTRGHLFTKTNPVRERRHYTPTLDIENFGLDKSDLNTKFNCAVETGMKGPATLQDLITHLENIYCDSIGVEYMHINNVEEKDFIKQWLQVNENHPNLSANEKTEILLKLNQAVAFENYLHTKFVGQKRFSLEGGETLIPALDQLITRSSQLGVDEVVLGMAHRGRLNVLTNIFGKSYKQIFSEFEGKEFEEDVFSGDVKYHLGSSKKIKTASGEEVSINLTPNPSHLETVAALVEGICRAKVDDKYKDYSKVLPIIIHGDGAIAGQGIAYEVAQMMTLDGYKTGGTVHIVVNNQVSFTTNYMDARSSTYCTDVAKVTESPVMHVNADDAEAVVHAIHFAADFRAKFGKDVYIDLLGYRKYGHNEGDEPRFTQPNLYKTISKHPNPREIYKDKLLKDNVTSNDVIAKMETEFKALLDKDFDASKEIEKNVMDVFMADDWTNYPIGKRGAVQEPVDTKYDLEKLKELAVKMSTLPADKKFLNKITRLFENRLKAIEGNSLDWALGEWLAYATLLVEGHNVRISGEDVERGTFSHRHAVVKTEDTEEEYIPLRQVSESRFDVFNSHLSEYGVLGFDYGYAMASPNTLTIWEAQFGDFVNGAQIIVDQYLAAAEEKWKIQDGLVMLLPHGSEGQGAEHSSARLERFLTLCANENMVVANITSPANYFHLLRRQLKWSFRKPLVVMSPKSLLRHPKVVSPLEDFANGGFQPILDDPSADPSKVEKLVLCSGKLYFELLAKKEELNAENIALVRFEQLYPLQTDAIEAIFEKYSNRKELVWAQEEPENMGAWSYILRNFRETGINVIAPVPSGAPAPGSHKMFEKNQNAVINRVFDRNDAPVKRPVTA; encoded by the coding sequence ATGGACAGATTTTCATTCCTAAACGCAGCTCATTCTCAGTTAATTGAGGATTTATACCAACAGTACTTAAAATATCCCGATTCTTTAGAACCATCATGGAAAGCCTTCTTTCAGGGTTTCGATTTTGCTTTGGAGAACTACGGAGACGATGATAACGTTCAATATGTTCAGGCTCCCGCAGTTTCAGCACCTGTTGTTCAGCAGGCAACTCAGGCAGCAACAAACGGAGAAGTTCCGGAACACATCAAAAAAGAATTCAAGGTAGTAAACCTTATTGAGGCGTACAGGACGAGAGGACATTTGTTTACCAAAACAAACCCTGTAAGAGAAAGAAGACATTATACGCCGACTTTAGACATCGAAAACTTCGGTCTGGATAAGTCAGATTTAAATACAAAATTCAACTGTGCGGTTGAAACAGGAATGAAAGGTCCTGCAACTTTACAGGATCTAATCACACATTTAGAGAACATCTACTGCGATTCTATCGGTGTGGAATACATGCACATCAACAATGTTGAAGAAAAAGATTTTATCAAACAGTGGCTTCAGGTAAACGAAAACCACCCGAATCTTTCAGCCAACGAAAAAACGGAGATTTTATTAAAATTAAATCAGGCGGTAGCGTTTGAAAATTATCTTCACACCAAATTTGTAGGGCAGAAAAGATTCTCATTGGAAGGAGGTGAAACTTTAATTCCTGCTTTGGATCAGTTAATTACAAGATCTTCTCAACTGGGCGTAGATGAAGTGGTTTTAGGAATGGCGCACAGAGGAAGATTAAATGTTTTAACCAATATTTTCGGTAAATCTTATAAGCAAATCTTCTCAGAATTTGAAGGAAAAGAATTTGAAGAAGACGTATTCTCAGGAGACGTAAAATACCACTTAGGTTCATCTAAAAAAATCAAAACAGCTTCAGGAGAAGAAGTTTCCATTAATTTAACGCCAAACCCATCTCACCTTGAAACGGTTGCAGCCCTTGTAGAAGGAATCTGCCGTGCAAAAGTGGATGATAAATATAAAGATTATTCTAAAGTTTTACCAATCATTATTCATGGTGACGGAGCAATTGCAGGACAAGGTATTGCTTATGAAGTTGCACAGATGATGACTTTAGACGGTTACAAAACAGGAGGTACGGTTCATATCGTGGTAAACAATCAAGTTTCGTTTACAACAAACTATATGGATGCAAGATCTTCTACATACTGTACAGACGTTGCTAAAGTTACAGAATCTCCTGTAATGCACGTAAATGCAGATGATGCAGAAGCGGTGGTTCATGCGATCCATTTTGCGGCTGATTTCAGAGCGAAGTTTGGAAAAGATGTATATATCGATTTGTTAGGATACAGAAAATATGGTCATAACGAAGGGGATGAGCCAAGATTTACACAGCCTAATTTATATAAAACAATTTCCAAGCACCCGAATCCTAGAGAAATTTATAAAGATAAATTACTGAAAGATAACGTAACATCCAACGATGTGATCGCTAAAATGGAAACAGAATTCAAAGCACTTTTGGATAAAGACTTTGATGCTTCCAAAGAAATTGAAAAGAACGTTATGGACGTTTTCATGGCAGATGACTGGACGAATTATCCGATTGGGAAAAGAGGAGCAGTTCAGGAACCTGTTGATACAAAATATGATCTTGAAAAGCTGAAAGAACTGGCTGTTAAAATGTCTACACTTCCTGCAGATAAAAAGTTCTTAAATAAAATTACAAGACTTTTCGAAAACAGATTAAAAGCGATTGAAGGAAACTCTTTAGATTGGGCTCTTGGAGAATGGCTAGCTTATGCAACGCTTCTTGTTGAAGGTCACAATGTAAGAATTTCCGGAGAAGATGTGGAAAGAGGAACATTCTCTCACAGACACGCAGTGGTAAAAACAGAAGATACTGAAGAAGAATATATCCCGTTAAGACAGGTTTCTGAAAGCAGATTTGATGTATTCAACTCTCACCTTTCCGAGTACGGAGTTCTTGGTTTTGATTACGGATATGCGATGGCTTCTCCTAATACATTGACGATTTGGGAAGCGCAGTTCGGAGATTTCGTGAACGGTGCGCAAATTATCGTTGACCAGTATCTTGCAGCCGCAGAAGAAAAATGGAAAATTCAGGACGGTTTGGTGATGTTATTGCCTCACGGTTCAGAAGGACAGGGAGCAGAACACTCTTCAGCAAGACTGGAAAGATTTTTAACCCTTTGTGCAAACGAAAACATGGTGGTTGCAAACATCACTTCTCCTGCTAACTATTTCCACCTGTTAAGAAGACAGTTGAAATGGTCATTCAGAAAACCATTGGTGGTAATGAGTCCGAAATCATTGTTAAGACATCCGAAAGTGGTTTCTCCGCTTGAAGATTTCGCTAACGGAGGTTTCCAGCCAATTTTAGACGATCCTTCAGCAGATCCTTCAAAAGTTGAAAAATTAGTACTTTGTTCAGGTAAATTATACTTCGAATTATTGGCTAAAAAAGAAGAATTAAACGCTGAAAATATTGCACTGGTAAGATTCGAGCAGTTATATCCGCTTCAGACAGATGCTATCGAAGCAATCTTCGAAAAATATTCAAACAGAAAAGAATTGGTTTGGGCTCAGGAAGAACCAGAAAATATGGGAGCATGGTCTTATATCCTGAGAAACTTCAGAGAAACAGGAATCAATGTTATTGCTCCGGTTCCTAGTGGTGCTCCGGCTCCGGGAAGTCACAAAATGTTTGAGAAAAACCAGAATGCAGTAATCAACAGAGTATTCGACAGAAACGATGCTCCGGTAAAAAGACCTGTAACCGCTTAA
- the odhB gene encoding 2-oxoglutarate dehydrogenase complex dihydrolipoyllysine-residue succinyltransferase, protein MSVLEMKVPSPGESITEVEIATWLVKDGDYVEKDQPIAEVDSDKATLELPAEQSGVITLKAEEGDVVQVGQVVCLIDMDAAKPSGSATPAAEAPKQEEAPKAAEPAKQEAPAPQPAAQPVAAATQTYATGAPSPAAKKILDEKGMDASKVSGSGRDGRITKSDAELAAVPALGGNPVTATGSRSTTTTKLSVLRRKIAQRLVSVKNETAMLTTFNEVDMSEIFRLRKLYKEEFAQRHGVGLGFMSFFTKAVTRALQMYPDVNASIDGDFKVNYDFCDISIAVSGPKGLMVPVLRNAENMSFASVEANIKDLATKVRDGKITVDEMTGGTFTITNGGTFGSMMSTPIINPPQSAILGMHNIIQRPVAVDGQVVIRPMMYVAMSYDHRIIDGKESVGFLVAVKEAIDNPVGILMNGDERKGLGL, encoded by the coding sequence ATGTCAGTTTTAGAAATGAAAGTTCCTTCACCGGGCGAATCAATTACAGAAGTTGAAATTGCAACCTGGCTTGTAAAAGATGGTGATTATGTAGAAAAAGATCAACCCATCGCTGAAGTAGATTCAGATAAAGCTACTCTTGAATTGCCTGCTGAACAAAGTGGTGTAATCACTCTGAAAGCTGAAGAAGGTGACGTTGTACAAGTAGGACAGGTGGTTTGTTTAATCGATATGGATGCTGCAAAACCTTCAGGAAGCGCTACTCCTGCTGCTGAAGCTCCAAAACAGGAAGAAGCTCCTAAAGCGGCTGAACCTGCTAAACAGGAAGCTCCCGCTCCACAACCAGCTGCTCAACCAGTAGCTGCTGCAACGCAGACTTACGCAACAGGTGCTCCTTCTCCTGCGGCTAAAAAAATTCTTGACGAAAAAGGAATGGATGCTTCAAAGGTTTCAGGAAGCGGAAGAGACGGAAGAATCACCAAATCAGACGCTGAACTGGCTGCAGTTCCTGCATTGGGAGGAAATCCTGTTACCGCTACAGGTTCCAGATCTACAACAACGACTAAACTTTCAGTTCTTAGAAGAAAAATTGCTCAGAGATTAGTTTCTGTGAAGAATGAAACGGCAATGTTAACAACTTTCAATGAAGTTGACATGTCTGAAATCTTCAGATTAAGAAAATTATATAAAGAAGAATTTGCTCAGAGACACGGAGTAGGACTTGGTTTCATGTCTTTCTTTACAAAAGCGGTAACAAGAGCTTTACAGATGTATCCGGATGTAAACGCATCCATCGACGGAGATTTCAAAGTAAACTACGATTTCTGCGATATTTCAATTGCGGTTTCAGGTCCGAAAGGATTAATGGTTCCTGTATTGAGAAATGCTGAAAATATGTCTTTTGCAAGCGTTGAAGCGAACATTAAAGATTTAGCGACTAAAGTAAGAGACGGAAAAATCACGGTTGACGAAATGACAGGCGGAACGTTCACCATTACAAACGGTGGAACTTTCGGATCCATGATGTCTACACCAATCATCAATCCTCCTCAATCTGCAATCTTAGGAATGCACAACATTATCCAGAGACCGGTTGCGGTTGACGGACAGGTGGTAATTCGCCCGATGATGTACGTTGCGATGTCTTATGACCACAGAATTATCGACGGAAAAGAATCTGTAGGATTCTTAGTTGCGGTAAAAGAAGCGATCGACAATCCGGTTGGTATTTTAATGAACGGAGACGAAAGAAAAGGTCTTGGATTATAA
- the apaG gene encoding Co2+/Mg2+ efflux protein ApaG, whose product MMFSKMTSNIKVSVIPEYDSKNSYPSENRHVFKYNIVIENEGSFPVKILKRKWLIFDVGFGYTEIIGDGVIGLTPEIPTGENFAYFSNVMLRSGVGNMSGKYLVKNMETQETFEIDIPKFNLLSEVLSN is encoded by the coding sequence ATGATGTTTTCTAAAATGACCTCCAATATCAAAGTTTCAGTAATACCTGAATATGATAGCAAAAACAGTTATCCGTCTGAAAACAGACACGTTTTCAAATACAATATCGTTATCGAAAACGAAGGCAGTTTTCCTGTAAAAATCCTTAAAAGAAAATGGCTGATTTTCGACGTAGGCTTCGGATATACAGAGATAATAGGGGATGGCGTAATCGGCCTGACTCCTGAGATTCCTACAGGCGAGAATTTCGCTTATTTTTCTAACGTCATGCTTCGTTCCGGGGTAGGAAATATGAGCGGAAAATACCTTGTAAAAAATATGGAAACGCAGGAAACTTTTGAAATTGATATTCCTAAATTCAATCTTTTATCAGAAGTTTTAAGCAATTAA
- a CDS encoding T9SS type A sorting domain-containing protein yields the protein MNKNLFFLAIFISCFLSAQADLYNTNWYLRKVVKNNITYNVPQNIEISVPILTFNDQNTTSTNLSSSVCEQSIWGTINNFDITVNNFSFWTYGVGNGNNCTLPENITFSSIYTGYFSQYSPLHSYQITYTGNIKNLILTNYLGDQAFYQSGTLSSNDINQTSEKNILIYPNPANEYLVIKSKDEIEWVKIYNSEGKLILQNKYETKTDISALLKGSYFLELASKNGISRHKFIKE from the coding sequence ATGAACAAAAATTTATTTTTTCTTGCTATATTTATTAGTTGTTTTTTATCTGCTCAGGCAGATCTTTATAATACAAATTGGTATTTAAGAAAAGTAGTAAAGAACAATATCACTTATAATGTTCCACAAAATATTGAGATAAGTGTGCCTATACTTACTTTTAACGATCAAAATACCACGTCAACAAATTTAAGCAGTTCTGTTTGTGAGCAAAGCATTTGGGGAACGATAAATAATTTTGATATAACAGTAAATAATTTCAGTTTTTGGACCTATGGTGTAGGAAATGGAAATAATTGTACATTGCCTGAAAATATTACATTTTCTTCTATCTATACAGGCTATTTTAGTCAATATTCACCTTTACACAGTTATCAAATTACTTATACAGGAAATATAAAAAACCTGATACTCACAAATTATTTAGGAGATCAAGCTTTTTATCAATCCGGTACTTTATCTAGTAACGATATCAATCAGACATCAGAAAAAAATATACTTATTTATCCTAATCCAGCAAATGAGTACTTAGTCATAAAATCAAAAGATGAAATAGAATGGGTTAAAATCTACAATTCTGAAGGAAAATTGATTCTACAAAATAAATATGAAACTAAAACTGATATTTCTGCTTTGCTTAAAGGAAGCTATTTTTTAGAATTAGCATCAAAAAATGGTATCTCAAGACATAAATTTATCAAAGAATAA